A window from Zavarzinia compransoris encodes these proteins:
- the tnpB gene encoding IS66 family insertion sequence element accessory protein TnpB (TnpB, as the term is used for proteins encoded by IS66 family insertion elements, is considered an accessory protein, since TnpC, encoded by a neighboring gene, is a DDE family transposase.), whose translation MIALAPGTRVYLACRPVDMRNGFDGLAAKAKEMIHQDPFSGHLFLFRGKRGDRLKALWWDGSGLCLIAKRLEKGSFVWPPLADGQYQLTSAQLALLIEGMDWRRTVAPAAPMVPISS comes from the coding sequence GTGATCGCGCTTGCACCGGGCACCCGGGTCTATCTCGCCTGCCGGCCGGTCGATATGCGCAACGGCTTCGATGGCCTGGCGGCAAAGGCCAAGGAGATGATCCACCAGGATCCCTTCTCGGGCCACCTGTTCTTGTTCCGCGGCAAGCGTGGCGACCGGCTGAAGGCCCTGTGGTGGGATGGTTCCGGCCTGTGCCTGATCGCCAAGCGCCTGGAGAAAGGCAGCTTCGTCTGGCCGCCGCTGGCCGATGGGCAATATCAACTGACCTCAGCGCAACTGGCCCTGCTGATCGAGGGCATGGACTGGCGCCGGACCGTCGCGCCGGCGGCGCCGATGGTGCCGATATCGTCATGA
- the tnpA gene encoding IS66-like element accessory protein TnpA: MGGEVEVISRVERRRRWSEAEKAALLAETDQPGATVASVSRRHGVAESVLYGWRAIRRAVAVAAAGGSAEDLRFIPLATIGSPSEGAGPTRTVDPAKRRRRAARDGEAEIALPNGTRLKGREGIEPEALQRLLTVVKGAL, encoded by the coding sequence GTGGGTGGCGAGGTTGAAGTGATTTCCCGTGTCGAGCGGCGTCGGCGATGGAGCGAGGCCGAGAAGGCTGCCTTGCTTGCCGAGACGGATCAGCCCGGCGCGACGGTCGCATCGGTGTCGCGGCGCCATGGTGTCGCGGAGAGTGTCCTCTATGGTTGGCGAGCGATCCGCCGTGCCGTCGCCGTGGCCGCCGCCGGCGGCTCGGCGGAAGATCTCCGTTTCATCCCGCTGGCGACGATCGGTTCACCGTCCGAAGGGGCCGGGCCGACCCGGACGGTCGACCCGGCAAAACGAAGACGCCGCGCCGCACGCGATGGCGAAGCCGAGATTGCACTGCCCAACGGCACCCGGCTCAAGGGGCGCGAAGGTATCGAGCCTGAGGCCCTGCAGCGCTTGCTGACGGTGGTGAAGGGCGCGCTGTGA
- the galE gene encoding UDP-glucose 4-epimerase GalE, with the protein MKAILVAGGAGYIGAQTCKQLAAAGFLPVTIDNLSTGYRQAVKWGPLVEADIRDRNAIASTVAQYDIRAAMHFAACSLVGESVQNPVKYYDNNIGAAVSFASGLIESGVKSLIFSSTAAVYGIPKTDLITEDHPTIPINPYGATKLAFEQALHWIARSSDLTFTVLRYFNASGADLDGEIGESHDPETHLIPLLSKAAIGSGAPLSIFGSDYPTPDGTPIRDYIHVVDLAAAHIAALQRMLSGGSSSIFNVGTGVGASVAEVIRTAESILAKEMPRRIGPRREGDPAVLVADPSRILHSLDWAPRFSDLHTIILTAMWWQKNRFY; encoded by the coding sequence ATGAAGGCGATTCTCGTTGCTGGTGGAGCAGGTTACATTGGCGCGCAAACTTGCAAGCAGCTTGCAGCAGCTGGATTTTTACCAGTTACCATAGACAATCTGTCTACTGGTTATCGTCAGGCCGTCAAATGGGGGCCGCTTGTTGAAGCGGACATCAGAGACCGAAATGCCATCGCGAGCACCGTTGCCCAATACGATATCAGAGCGGCCATGCACTTCGCAGCGTGCAGCTTGGTCGGTGAGAGTGTGCAGAATCCGGTAAAATATTACGATAACAACATCGGCGCTGCAGTTTCATTTGCCTCAGGTCTGATTGAAAGTGGGGTCAAGAGTCTGATATTTTCTTCAACTGCTGCAGTATATGGCATCCCTAAGACAGATTTAATTACGGAAGATCATCCCACAATACCAATCAATCCTTATGGGGCTACCAAGTTAGCTTTTGAGCAAGCACTGCATTGGATTGCTCGCTCTTCAGATTTAACCTTCACCGTTCTGCGTTACTTCAACGCCAGCGGTGCGGATCTCGATGGGGAAATCGGCGAAAGCCACGATCCAGAAACGCATTTGATCCCCCTCCTGAGCAAAGCGGCAATCGGATCAGGTGCGCCGCTGAGTATTTTTGGCTCCGACTACCCCACACCGGACGGCACTCCGATCCGGGACTATATTCATGTCGTCGATCTCGCAGCCGCCCATATAGCGGCGCTCCAAAGAATGCTGAGCGGCGGGAGCAGCAGCATTTTCAATGTCGGTACAGGTGTTGGCGCCTCCGTCGCCGAAGTCATTCGAACTGCTGAATCTATCCTGGCGAAGGAAATGCCCCGCAGGATCGGCCCCCGCCGCGAAGGCGATCCCGCAGTTCTGGTTGCCGACCCAAGCCGGATCCTACATTCACTGGATTGGGCACCGAGGTTTAGCGACCTTCACACGATCATCCTGACAGCGATGTGGTGGCAGAAGAATCGCTTCTATTGA
- a CDS encoding metallophosphoesterase family protein yields the protein MRFLKRSIAAFSGKAGSAGGRPAYTLPPGERIYAIGDIHGRFDCLGRLLPQIALDRRGYNGRVSIVFLGDYVDRGPESRKVLDLLSSPKLKDSLQSETCIFLRGNHEDVMLRFLSEPSLGPEWANFGGLETLRSYKALQGLPVRPSDWRKVSEALLSHMPPEHLAFLQATSFCHHHGPFFFAHAGVLPGVALDAQSPEDLMWIRDTFLRSRAEHGALIIHGHSPSATPDIRDNRIGIDTGAYLTGLLTAAVIEGDGIRFIDSGDAQSGPRCSAEIPVNRSDSSATTSLSG from the coding sequence ATGAGATTCCTGAAAAGGAGCATTGCCGCCTTCAGCGGAAAAGCCGGTTCAGCCGGAGGGCGGCCCGCTTATACCTTGCCACCTGGAGAGCGCATTTATGCCATCGGCGACATCCATGGGCGATTCGATTGCCTCGGCCGCCTGCTCCCGCAAATCGCCCTCGATCGGCGCGGCTATAACGGGCGAGTCAGTATTGTATTCCTTGGCGACTATGTTGATCGGGGGCCCGAAAGCCGCAAGGTCCTCGACCTCCTGTCATCGCCGAAGTTGAAAGACAGCCTTCAGTCGGAAACTTGCATATTCCTTAGGGGAAACCACGAAGATGTGATGCTCCGTTTCTTAAGCGAACCAAGCCTTGGTCCCGAATGGGCCAATTTTGGCGGCCTTGAAACATTGAGATCTTATAAAGCTTTGCAGGGGCTGCCCGTGAGGCCCTCCGACTGGCGCAAGGTATCAGAAGCTCTGCTTAGCCATATGCCTCCGGAACATTTGGCGTTTCTCCAAGCAACTTCCTTTTGCCACCACCATGGCCCCTTCTTCTTTGCCCACGCCGGTGTCCTACCGGGCGTGGCTCTTGATGCACAGTCACCCGAAGACCTGATGTGGATCCGTGACACTTTTCTGCGCAGTCGGGCGGAACATGGCGCCCTTATCATTCACGGACATTCGCCATCCGCCACCCCTGATATCAGAGACAACAGGATCGGGATCGACACCGGCGCCTACTTAACTGGCCTGCTCACAGCCGCGGTCATCGAAGGGGATGGTATTCGCTTTATAGACTCCGGTGACGCGCAATCGGGCCCGAGGTGCTCCGCAGAAATCCCCGTCAATAGAAGCGATTCTTCTGCCACCACATCGCTGTCAGGATGA
- a CDS encoding O-antigen ligase family protein, translating to MIAAVQQLPLQSAPSKPSRWPTLPLVVVLSLVVALSPLPFASNAEVPRYVIWSIAGCAAGYASLLAAGGLFSSTLLRKIALPGLFYGGSVAWMLLQAGQWGGGISHPLWRETAEAISIPVAGSISVNPSLTIEGALDMLAYGIFGLVAVLVGSRQADMKIVLYAGLAAAVCNGLFGIGNWLDGNRTLFGYATAYPGVVTGTFTNRNNFASYCGLWAIVACALAAHLALNQLGAGRRARIDLADWRFWILVATAIILLSATALTLSRGGLLASLLGLAFFALALVRRGTRMRPRASILLPVTGLVMLIASISIAPLSDRLQKQGLQDYEREAVIEILAEGIANRPLVGTGFGAFEESFRLVRDDRLGISDKLFDKAHNLYLEFLFGLGLPGALSIFAAMLAICCQLWPGMRKRSWANSVWPALGLAAILLASIHSLVDFSFQIPAIAICLATIVGFALAQATSRRLKA from the coding sequence ATGATCGCTGCTGTGCAACAATTGCCGCTTCAGTCCGCCCCTTCCAAACCTTCGCGCTGGCCGACTCTGCCGCTGGTTGTCGTGCTTTCGCTTGTGGTAGCGCTCAGCCCCCTCCCCTTCGCCTCCAACGCGGAGGTACCTCGTTATGTGATCTGGTCGATTGCCGGGTGCGCTGCCGGCTATGCCAGCCTGCTTGCCGCAGGAGGGTTGTTCAGCTCCACCTTGTTGCGCAAAATCGCACTGCCCGGGCTTTTTTACGGTGGATCTGTCGCCTGGATGTTGCTGCAAGCGGGGCAGTGGGGGGGCGGCATCAGCCATCCACTATGGCGTGAAACTGCTGAAGCAATTTCGATACCCGTTGCAGGGAGTATCAGTGTGAATCCCTCGCTGACGATAGAGGGCGCACTAGATATGCTGGCTTACGGGATCTTCGGCTTGGTGGCCGTACTTGTCGGATCCCGCCAAGCCGACATGAAAATCGTACTCTACGCCGGCTTGGCTGCGGCGGTTTGCAATGGCCTCTTTGGCATTGGGAACTGGCTTGACGGCAATCGTACTCTTTTTGGATATGCCACAGCGTATCCGGGGGTCGTTACCGGAACTTTCACGAATAGAAACAATTTCGCCTCATATTGTGGCCTTTGGGCAATCGTTGCCTGTGCGCTAGCTGCACATCTTGCCCTTAATCAATTGGGGGCAGGTCGCCGCGCCAGAATAGATCTGGCGGACTGGCGTTTTTGGATTCTAGTAGCCACGGCGATAATCCTGCTGTCGGCTACGGCGTTGACGTTGTCGAGGGGGGGGCTCCTGGCTTCCTTACTGGGCCTTGCATTCTTCGCATTGGCTTTGGTTAGGCGTGGCACGAGAATGCGGCCCCGTGCTTCGATATTGCTCCCGGTTACTGGCTTGGTCATGTTGATAGCTTCGATTTCGATCGCCCCTCTATCGGATAGATTGCAAAAGCAAGGGCTACAAGATTACGAACGCGAAGCCGTCATCGAAATTCTAGCCGAAGGTATAGCCAACAGACCGTTGGTGGGGACGGGCTTTGGCGCGTTCGAGGAAAGCTTCCGACTGGTCCGGGATGATCGATTGGGAATCAGCGATAAGTTGTTCGACAAGGCTCACAATCTTTATCTTGAGTTTCTCTTTGGCCTTGGGCTTCCGGGAGCCTTATCGATATTTGCTGCGATGCTCGCGATTTGCTGTCAGCTTTGGCCGGGAATGCGCAAAAGAAGTTGGGCCAATAGTGTTTGGCCCGCTCTCGGGCTTGCCGCTATTCTGCTGGCGAGCATCCACTCGCTGGTCGATTTTTCATTCCAAATCCCAGCCATCGCCATTTGCCTTGCCACTATTGTCGGTTTCGCTCTGGCCCAAGCTACGTCACGGCGGCTCAAAGCATGA
- a CDS encoding polysaccharide biosynthesis/export family protein, whose translation MRESFQPEAGRVDVTNSYEVGSGDKLRMTVFNETPLSGEFVIASDGSLALPLIGSVDAAGLTPRELEKRIAEHFRDGYLRDPRISIEVLNYRPFYIYGEVQKGGEYPYAVSMSVLTAVALAGGYTYRADTRRVVITRNGEKVGVPTSENLQILPGDIVEIPERFF comes from the coding sequence CTGAGGGAAAGTTTCCAGCCGGAGGCCGGGAGGGTAGATGTCACTAACTCCTACGAAGTGGGATCTGGTGACAAGTTGCGCATGACTGTCTTCAACGAGACACCGCTCTCGGGCGAATTTGTCATTGCAAGTGACGGCTCTCTTGCCTTGCCGCTTATTGGCAGTGTAGATGCGGCTGGCTTGACCCCGCGAGAACTCGAGAAGAGAATCGCTGAACACTTCCGCGATGGCTATCTGCGTGATCCGCGCATAAGTATTGAAGTGCTGAACTATCGGCCTTTCTACATATATGGAGAGGTCCAAAAAGGTGGTGAGTATCCCTATGCGGTCAGTATGAGCGTGTTGACGGCTGTCGCTTTGGCCGGTGGTTATACCTACCGTGCGGATACCCGTCGTGTAGTTATCACGCGCAATGGCGAAAAGGTGGGGGTGCCAACATCAGAGAATTTGCAGATTTTGCCGGGAGATATTGTCGAGATTCCAGAGCGCTTTTTCTGA
- a CDS encoding outer membrane beta-barrel protein, protein MDATKSQKTDRAGLVVDVKILALVGMAAIPGVAQAQEGGLGPTGVHVGAFLFEPSVTLSEVYDDNIFATDGGQEDDFITSIEPALEISSLWSRHALNFKTGIASSFYAHNSSENHTNFFATLEGKLDITRLSNFSAKINYQKLIEARTDTNANPNAAEATEYQRYDAGLLFTQQFNRFTLKIGGAATYFDYDDTETRSGTPIDNDARDRTDVAGTLDLGYEFSPGYSAFVRQTVDWRKYERSVASGRDSAGYTTDFGVRLEVTRIIAAEVFGGYMVRNYDSFEDQSGFSFGANLIYDVAEGTRIQLNAGRDFQETTAIGASGYLVSTLFAKVEHEVLRDQVIRAQVSYTNNDYSGIDRKEDIYGGGFGYMWYFGQRISLGVNYDYQTRDSSVVDSDYARNKISLDVTLRY, encoded by the coding sequence ATGGATGCGACCAAGAGCCAGAAGACAGACAGAGCCGGGCTCGTCGTCGATGTCAAGATTTTGGCGCTGGTGGGGATGGCAGCCATCCCCGGCGTGGCTCAGGCACAAGAGGGCGGCTTGGGACCAACTGGTGTACATGTGGGGGCTTTCCTCTTCGAACCCTCCGTCACGTTGTCTGAAGTCTATGATGACAATATTTTCGCGACCGATGGCGGCCAAGAGGATGATTTCATCACATCCATAGAGCCTGCCCTTGAAATCTCAAGCCTATGGTCGCGACACGCGCTCAACTTCAAAACAGGTATTGCAAGTTCGTTTTACGCCCACAACAGCTCAGAAAATCATACGAATTTTTTTGCTACCCTGGAGGGCAAGCTGGACATAACCAGACTTTCCAATTTCAGCGCAAAAATTAACTATCAAAAGCTCATTGAAGCTCGCACCGACACCAATGCAAATCCAAATGCGGCGGAGGCAACTGAATATCAGCGGTACGATGCCGGCTTGCTGTTCACGCAACAGTTCAACCGCTTCACCCTTAAAATTGGCGGCGCTGCTACTTATTTTGATTATGACGATACCGAGACACGTTCGGGCACGCCCATTGACAATGACGCTCGCGACCGGACCGACGTGGCTGGAACGTTGGATCTGGGGTATGAGTTCAGTCCAGGTTACAGCGCCTTCGTTCGACAAACCGTTGATTGGCGGAAGTATGAACGCAGCGTTGCCAGTGGTCGGGATTCAGCTGGTTACACAACAGACTTCGGTGTGCGACTGGAGGTAACGCGGATCATTGCCGCGGAGGTTTTCGGTGGCTACATGGTGCGCAACTACGATAGCTTCGAGGACCAGTCTGGTTTCAGCTTTGGCGCCAATCTGATTTATGATGTTGCTGAAGGCACTCGTATCCAATTGAACGCTGGTCGCGATTTTCAGGAAACGACAGCAATTGGAGCGTCAGGCTATCTTGTGTCTACGCTGTTCGCGAAGGTCGAGCATGAGGTGCTGCGCGACCAAGTGATTAGGGCGCAGGTCTCCTATACGAATAATGACTATTCCGGTATCGATCGCAAGGAAGACATCTACGGAGGCGGGTTTGGCTATATGTGGTATTTTGGCCAACGCATCTCCTTGGGGGTCAACTACGATTACCAGACACGGGATTCTTCCGTGGTCGACAGCGACTATGCGCGCAACAAAATCAGCCTTGACGTGACGCTGCGATATTGA
- a CDS encoding GumC family protein, whose protein sequence is MSRRERGNFIDGESDVHDYQINVPIDFTAIVNNLRRHFWGMVGIFLIVVALVVAYTLTRPVLYRATAQVLVDQAQRIVDIESVIPDMPLTGAMDLNNEVQILTSTVFAERLVHKLKLLEDPEFNAAIRPPKEDILGLAWAKTWIKATIRDLGIAGEGELQELPPTAADQLRDTIRVLQGVISVEVIRLSKVIAISVEVSDPQKAARLANAIADEYVVDQLEARFEATAKANNWLNERLTELRETVQAAERAASAFATEQGIFETGGNGEATIDKRLSEINTQLLTARADLAQREARVRTMRDKLARGRGSEAFGEVADSSAIQALRDKRAELARKRSELLSRYGERHPDVLKVNDEIAATDSQINAEIRRQAAILENELQVASARVQVLEAELKAIEDEASRTNLARVKLRELRMTAESSRKLYETFLNRFNETGQQSDLEAPKARVISRAISVNIPSSPKTALNVAIGIVLGTLVAVGIAVLRDLLDRGIRTRQQFEEQFGIGVLSAIPANGPVPHRARRRRFGRRDPTLSVIDKPMSAFAEAIRTLRSAVAIANVDKPIKTLLVTSSLPNEGKTTTAIAIARSAAQGGARVLFIDADMRRPCGGAILLGREEQVAVGFVDYLAGNTELEATLHKDTKSEVDVIVPGYRATNPSDLIASAAFKRFLNEWAATTYDLVVIDSSPLLPVVDPRALSTICDATIFVTRWNKTPRDAIRAGLNYLGEYHANLSGAILTMVDLKQMARYGYGDTYYYYRQYSNYYTEK, encoded by the coding sequence ATGAGCCGTCGTGAGCGTGGTAACTTTATCGATGGTGAATCTGATGTTCATGATTATCAGATCAATGTGCCTATTGATTTTACCGCCATCGTGAATAATCTTCGTCGTCATTTCTGGGGTATGGTCGGTATCTTTCTCATTGTTGTGGCCTTAGTCGTCGCTTACACACTGACACGGCCTGTACTATACAGGGCAACGGCTCAGGTGTTAGTTGATCAGGCGCAGCGCATTGTCGACATTGAAAGCGTTATTCCTGATATGCCGCTGACAGGAGCCATGGATCTCAACAACGAGGTTCAAATCCTGACTTCCACAGTGTTTGCCGAGCGATTGGTCCATAAGCTCAAGCTGCTTGAAGATCCTGAGTTCAATGCGGCGATACGCCCACCGAAAGAAGATATCCTGGGTCTTGCCTGGGCCAAGACATGGATCAAAGCCACCATCCGCGATTTGGGTATCGCTGGTGAAGGGGAGCTTCAGGAGCTTCCGCCGACAGCGGCCGACCAGTTGAGGGATACCATCCGTGTCCTGCAAGGTGTGATTTCGGTTGAAGTTATCCGTCTCAGTAAGGTCATCGCGATTTCTGTGGAAGTTTCCGATCCGCAGAAAGCTGCCCGTCTCGCCAATGCTATTGCGGACGAATATGTTGTCGACCAGCTCGAAGCGCGATTTGAGGCGACGGCGAAGGCTAACAACTGGCTGAATGAACGGCTAACGGAGCTTCGGGAAACTGTCCAAGCCGCCGAGCGGGCCGCCTCGGCCTTTGCGACGGAGCAGGGTATCTTCGAGACCGGTGGTAACGGTGAAGCCACCATTGACAAGCGGCTTTCCGAAATCAATACGCAGTTGTTGACCGCTCGGGCCGATCTCGCGCAGAGGGAGGCTCGGGTCCGGACCATGCGCGACAAGTTGGCGCGCGGCCGGGGCAGCGAAGCCTTTGGTGAGGTGGCTGATTCCAGCGCCATTCAAGCCTTGCGCGACAAACGCGCGGAACTGGCCCGCAAGCGCAGCGAGCTGCTCAGTCGCTACGGCGAACGTCATCCGGATGTGCTGAAGGTGAATGACGAGATTGCTGCGACGGACTCACAAATCAACGCGGAAATCCGTCGGCAGGCGGCCATTCTCGAGAATGAGTTGCAGGTGGCTAGTGCCCGGGTCCAGGTGCTAGAGGCAGAACTGAAGGCTATTGAAGACGAAGCATCTCGCACGAATTTGGCTCGGGTCAAGCTGCGCGAACTGCGCATGACAGCGGAGAGCTCACGAAAGCTTTATGAGACATTTTTGAATCGTTTCAATGAGACCGGCCAGCAGAGTGACCTTGAGGCGCCGAAAGCGCGGGTGATCAGTCGCGCGATTAGCGTCAATATTCCTTCGTCGCCCAAGACTGCGCTGAATGTCGCAATCGGTATCGTCCTTGGTACTCTCGTCGCCGTCGGCATTGCGGTATTGCGCGATCTCCTCGATCGGGGCATCCGCACGCGCCAGCAATTCGAGGAGCAATTTGGTATCGGCGTTCTCTCGGCTATTCCTGCCAATGGCCCCGTTCCCCACCGGGCACGGCGTCGGCGGTTCGGCCGTCGAGATCCGACACTCTCTGTTATCGACAAGCCGATGTCCGCCTTCGCCGAAGCCATTCGAACCCTGCGTTCGGCTGTCGCCATCGCGAATGTCGACAAACCCATTAAGACGCTGTTGGTAACTTCTTCCCTGCCCAATGAAGGCAAGACCACAACCGCTATTGCCATCGCACGCTCGGCTGCGCAGGGCGGGGCCAGGGTATTGTTTATTGATGCGGATATGCGGCGCCCATGTGGCGGCGCAATTCTTCTCGGCAGGGAAGAACAAGTCGCGGTTGGTTTTGTCGACTATCTTGCCGGCAATACCGAGCTTGAGGCTACCCTGCACAAAGATACCAAATCAGAGGTCGATGTCATCGTCCCCGGGTATCGGGCGACCAATCCAAGCGATCTCATAGCCTCGGCAGCGTTCAAACGCTTCCTAAATGAATGGGCCGCAACGACGTATGACCTTGTGGTCATCGATTCGTCGCCGCTCCTGCCGGTGGTTGATCCCCGTGCTTTGTCGACTATTTGCGACGCCACGATTTTCGTCACTCGTTGGAATAAGACACCACGGGATGCCATCCGCGCTGGGCTCAATTACCTTGGTGAGTATCACGCCAATCTCAGTGGTGCGATTCTGACTATGGTCGATCTGAAACAGATGGCTCGCTACGGCTATGGCGACACTTATTATTACTATAGACAGTACTCGAATTATTATACTGAGAAATAG
- a CDS encoding lipopolysaccharide biosynthesis protein, with translation MSSGRLAKNTVALFTRQILVVAINLYSVRALLAALGINDFALFNVIVSVVMLGSFLPGALGTITQRYFSFSIGQGDGAALKRVHDASLLLCAAATLLIALGLETLGTWFVAHHLAVGPERSFVAQALFQLTILSFIVSNFSGLYSSIVMAHEDMHVFALFSVIDAILRLGAVLCIELLAADGLIVYGLMLCGISAGLAAAYWIFCSRRYAECRPGRIRLETATLREMLGFAGWTVFGQITTVSRNQAVTVLINQAFNPATVAARALAVSVSAQALAFSTNFSAALHPPIIKAHAAGESERMFFLIFAGSKITFFLVWMGTLPMMAIMPGILALWLGDYPVETVLFTRLALIENVIVAISFPLMTAARATGQMRLYEISLGSLQLLVLVLSWLLVRAGYPAYSVYLAAIAVNLAMFAVRLAIVSNLTGLPAAVYLRRVLLPVLLVVGVSSGLVMAIMYLAPGAEALVLAPGSLGAAALICILPACVIYVLGLTGSERRTLHVAIRRRLAKFGGRP, from the coding sequence ATGAGTTCCGGAAGGCTTGCAAAGAATACAGTAGCCCTTTTCACCCGTCAGATTCTTGTCGTCGCAATCAATTTATATTCAGTCCGGGCGCTCCTTGCGGCATTGGGCATTAACGACTTCGCCTTGTTCAATGTCATCGTGAGCGTGGTCATGTTAGGCTCGTTTCTGCCCGGAGCATTGGGGACAATCACCCAGAGATATTTTTCCTTCTCGATCGGCCAGGGAGACGGCGCGGCCCTGAAACGGGTTCATGACGCGAGCCTGCTGCTGTGTGCCGCCGCCACTCTTCTCATTGCTCTCGGCCTGGAAACGCTGGGAACGTGGTTTGTCGCCCATCACCTGGCAGTCGGCCCAGAGAGGTCGTTTGTGGCTCAGGCACTTTTCCAACTTACGATCTTGTCGTTCATTGTCAGTAATTTCTCGGGCCTCTATTCCTCGATCGTCATGGCCCATGAAGACATGCATGTCTTTGCGCTCTTCTCGGTCATCGATGCCATTCTGCGCCTCGGGGCAGTGCTGTGTATCGAGTTGCTCGCCGCTGACGGGCTGATCGTCTACGGCCTTATGCTTTGCGGCATATCTGCCGGGCTTGCGGCCGCATACTGGATTTTCTGCAGCCGGCGCTACGCTGAATGCCGGCCGGGCCGGATCCGCCTTGAGACGGCGACCTTGCGCGAAATGCTCGGGTTCGCGGGCTGGACGGTCTTCGGGCAGATTACAACGGTAAGTCGCAATCAGGCGGTGACCGTCCTGATAAACCAGGCCTTCAACCCAGCGACAGTGGCAGCAAGGGCGCTGGCGGTTTCGGTCTCGGCGCAGGCCCTGGCTTTTTCCACCAACTTCTCGGCCGCCCTGCATCCGCCGATCATCAAGGCCCATGCCGCGGGCGAGAGCGAAAGGATGTTCTTCCTGATCTTCGCCGGTTCGAAGATCACCTTCTTTCTGGTTTGGATGGGGACGTTGCCGATGATGGCCATCATGCCGGGGATACTGGCCCTTTGGCTGGGCGACTACCCAGTGGAAACTGTGTTGTTCACGCGGCTGGCATTGATCGAGAACGTGATCGTGGCGATCAGCTTCCCCTTGATGACCGCGGCGCGGGCGACCGGGCAAATGCGGCTTTACGAAATATCGCTCGGATCATTGCAGCTTCTGGTCCTGGTTCTCTCGTGGCTGCTGGTCCGCGCCGGCTATCCTGCTTATTCCGTCTATCTCGCTGCCATCGCCGTCAACTTGGCAATGTTCGCTGTCCGGTTGGCCATCGTTAGCAATCTCACCGGATTGCCTGCCGCGGTCTACCTGCGAAGGGTCCTGCTTCCGGTTCTGCTTGTGGTCGGGGTTTCATCCGGTCTGGTCATGGCCATCATGTATCTGGCACCTGGGGCCGAGGCGCTGGTGTTGGCCCCGGGCTCTCTTGGGGCGGCGGCCTTGATCTGCATATTGCCGGCGTGTGTCATCTATGTCCTTGGCCTGACGGGGAGTGAACGGCGCACGCTGCATGTCGCTATCCGGCGCAGGCTGGCAAAATTCGGAGGACGCCCTTGA